A segment of the Frankineae bacterium MT45 genome:
GAGGTGGCCGAGTTCGGTGTTCGGCACCAGCTTGCCGTCGACCAGGACGGCACTGCCGATTCCGGTGCCGAACGTCAGCAGGATGACGACGCCCTCCACACCGCGGGCCGCACCGAATCGCGCCTCGGCGATTCCGGCGGCGTCGGCGTCGTTGAGGACGATCACGTTGTTGCCGGTGCTGGCGGAGAACTCGGCGTCGACGTTGGTGCCGATCCAGCTCCGGTCGACGTTGGCCGCCGACCGGGCAACTCCGTGCTGGATGACGGCTGGGAACGTGGCACCGACGAGACCGCTCCAACCGGCCTGCGTGACGAGCTGGGCGACCACCTTGCCGACGGCCTCGGGGGTGGACGGGCTCGGCGTCGGTACCCGGACGCGCTCGGTGACGAGCTTGCCCGTCGCGGTGTCGACCAGCGCACCCTTGATGCCGGTGCCCCCGATGTCGATGCCGAA
Coding sequences within it:
- a CDS encoding Polyphosphate glucokinase → MTEFDPAVPTTPQTSSQAFGIDIGGTGIKGALVDTATGKLVTERVRVPTPSPSTPEAVGKVVAQLVTQAGWSGLVGATFPAVIQHGVARSAANVDRSWIGTNVDAEFSASTGNNVIVLNDADAAGIAEARFGAARGVEGVVILLTFGTGIGSAVLVDGKLVPNTELGHLEIGGHDAESRAAASVRDREALSYKKWAKRVQEYMSHVEYLFSPDLFVVGGGVSKDSEKWVPLLDLNAPVRPAQLLNDAGIVGAAMAAQERLGE